The proteins below are encoded in one region of Legionella antarctica:
- the ubiA gene encoding 4-hydroxybenzoate octaprenyltransferase: protein MIKWNAYWRLLRFNRPAGTLLLLYPTVWALWIANEGFPPFKLFFLFCIGTILMRAAGCVVNDVADRHIDKHVARTKLRPLTSGEVGLTETFVLLIILLFSALEVVINLPPNCFYLAVVALFLTSIYPFCKRYIKAPQMVLGLAFSLGIPMAYVASDVSLNSGFFILFLINFAWIVAYDTMYAMTDKEDDLKIGVKSTAIYFADYDRLIIGMLLFFLHGLWLCWALVQNAHLGFYGCWFAAALILIYQQKLINKRIPENCFKAFLVSVYYGFVMWLAVVAALF from the coding sequence ATGATAAAATGGAACGCGTATTGGCGACTGTTACGATTTAATAGACCTGCGGGCACTCTTTTACTTTTGTATCCTACAGTCTGGGCTTTATGGATTGCTAATGAGGGCTTCCCTCCCTTCAAACTATTCTTTTTATTTTGTATTGGCACCATATTAATGCGGGCTGCTGGGTGTGTTGTAAATGATGTAGCAGACAGACACATCGATAAGCATGTTGCTCGAACTAAATTACGCCCTTTAACCTCAGGTGAGGTGGGTCTGACCGAGACTTTTGTATTATTAATTATACTTCTTTTCTCTGCTTTGGAGGTGGTAATTAACCTACCACCAAATTGTTTTTATTTAGCCGTTGTTGCCTTATTCCTAACGTCTATCTATCCATTTTGCAAACGCTATATTAAAGCGCCACAAATGGTTTTGGGCCTGGCTTTTTCCCTGGGTATACCGATGGCTTATGTAGCCTCTGATGTATCGCTAAATAGCGGATTCTTTATTTTATTTCTGATTAATTTTGCCTGGATAGTGGCGTATGACACGATGTATGCAATGACCGATAAAGAAGATGATTTAAAAATTGGGGTGAAATCTACTGCTATTTACTTTGCTGATTACGATCGACTAATTATTGGTATGCTGCTTTTCTTTCTCCATGGCTTATGGTTGTGCTGGGCTTTAGTGCAAAATGCACACCTAGGATTTTATGGATGCTGGTTCGCAGCGGCATTGATTTTGATATATCAGCAAAAATTGATCAATAAACGAATTCCTGAAAACTGTTTTAAAGCTTTTTTAGTCAGTGTTTATTATGGCTTTGTAATGTGGCTTGCTGTAGTGGCTGCTTTATTCTAG
- a CDS encoding DUF2254 domain-containing protein, whose translation MKSGLLNFLSKLRGSYWYIPSMMAIAALLLSILSLRLDHLFVVDWLESWGWFRASNQEGARTILSTIATSMITVGGVTFSITIVAVAFAGSQVGPRLTTNFMRDKANQITLGTFIATFLYCLFILLALFNANKNGVTDTDGLAFIPQISLLIAILLTISSISVLIYFIHHIPESINISNIIAQVGEELYRQVTCQFPTNIGKEVVNKLIDIPVIYEKHVTVTATDRGYIRILDGRSLLDIATKNDLIIQLEVRTGAYITEDLPLLTIYSSRKIEDAIKNKCIETFAVGHKRNQEQDILFLIDEMVEIIARALSPGINDPFTAMNCFDWLQSILLKISKTSPPSPYRFDSENKLRLITKPIVFDEFCDFVFIRVQPYVCKDRNATFHMMAMIISMYKNILNQEHKVILRSYATSLKKAAVDNLLIEEDRKKLINLYEMNFN comes from the coding sequence ATGAAATCAGGTCTATTAAATTTTCTTTCAAAGTTGCGTGGAAGTTATTGGTATATCCCATCGATGATGGCTATAGCAGCTTTATTGCTTTCAATTCTAAGCCTGCGTCTTGACCACTTATTTGTTGTTGATTGGCTGGAAAGCTGGGGTTGGTTTCGTGCTAGCAATCAAGAGGGTGCAAGAACTATTTTATCAACGATTGCCACTTCCATGATCACAGTGGGAGGAGTCACTTTTTCCATAACTATTGTGGCTGTTGCTTTTGCGGGAAGTCAGGTTGGTCCTCGTCTCACGACAAATTTTATGCGTGATAAGGCAAATCAAATTACGTTAGGTACTTTTATTGCTACTTTTTTGTACTGCCTATTTATTTTACTTGCTTTGTTTAATGCTAACAAAAATGGAGTTACCGATACTGACGGATTAGCATTTATTCCTCAAATATCTCTACTTATTGCTATTTTACTAACTATAAGCAGTATCTCTGTTTTAATTTATTTTATTCATCACATCCCTGAAAGTATTAATATATCCAATATTATTGCTCAAGTGGGAGAGGAATTATACCGTCAGGTAACTTGTCAATTTCCAACAAACATTGGGAAAGAAGTTGTTAACAAACTAATCGATATTCCTGTTATCTATGAAAAGCATGTCACCGTTACTGCAACCGATCGGGGCTATATTCGTATTTTAGATGGGCGTTCTCTTCTGGATATTGCAACTAAAAATGATTTGATTATTCAACTGGAAGTTAGGACCGGTGCTTATATCACCGAAGACTTACCCTTACTCACTATTTATTCCTCAAGAAAAATTGAGGATGCAATAAAAAATAAATGTATTGAAACTTTCGCAGTGGGTCATAAACGTAATCAAGAGCAAGACATACTCTTTCTTATCGATGAAATGGTGGAAATTATAGCTCGGGCTTTATCTCCTGGAATTAATGATCCGTTCACGGCAATGAACTGTTTTGACTGGCTTCAGTCAATTTTGCTAAAAATATCAAAAACAAGCCCACCTTCCCCTTACCGGTTCGACAGTGAGAATAAATTACGATTAATTACCAAGCCAATAGTGTTTGATGAGTTTTGTGATTTTGTTTTTATCAGAGTACAACCCTATGTGTGCAAGGACAGAAATGCAACATTTCATATGATGGCAATGATTATTTCCATGTATAAAAATATACTTAATCAAGAGCATAAAGTCATTTTAAGATCTTATGCCACATCCCTTAAAAAGGCAGCAGTTGATAACTTACTTATTGAAGAAGACCGGAAAAAGCTTATCAATTTGTATGAAATGAATTTTAATTAA
- the pyrF gene encoding orotidine-5'-phosphate decarboxylase, whose protein sequence is MVSKLIVALDFKNQDDALNLIDKLDPSSCALKIGNEMFTLFGGNFIKLLVARQFKVFLDLKFHDIPNTVAQACKACADLGVWMINVHALGGIQMMEAAKNALEVYSKDRPLLIAVTILTSFSEKELTKIGINCAIMEQVKLLAALARDAGLDGVVSSAHEVQTIKQKCGNKFLTVTPGIRLSNNTRDDQTRVMTPLQAINEGSDYLVVGRPITQAPNPAMVVSEILKEIFSV, encoded by the coding sequence ATGGTTTCGAAGCTAATTGTTGCTTTGGACTTTAAAAACCAGGATGATGCTTTAAATCTGATAGATAAACTTGACCCCTCCAGTTGTGCATTAAAGATAGGCAACGAAATGTTTACCCTCTTTGGTGGCAACTTTATAAAACTTCTGGTTGCAAGACAATTCAAAGTTTTTTTGGATTTAAAATTTCACGATATTCCCAATACTGTAGCTCAAGCTTGTAAGGCCTGTGCTGATCTGGGTGTATGGATGATCAATGTCCATGCGCTTGGTGGTATTCAAATGATGGAAGCTGCAAAAAACGCTTTAGAGGTTTATAGCAAAGATAGACCTTTACTTATAGCAGTTACAATTTTAACAAGCTTTTCTGAAAAAGAGTTAACCAAAATAGGAATTAACTGTGCTATAATGGAGCAAGTTAAGCTATTGGCAGCACTTGCACGAGATGCTGGACTTGACGGTGTGGTTAGTTCCGCACATGAGGTGCAGACAATTAAACAAAAGTGTGGGAATAAGTTTTTAACAGTAACGCCAGGAATAAGATTATCTAATAATACAAGGGACGACCAAACACGCGTTATGACCCCATTGCAAGCGATTAATGAAGGGAGTGATTACTTGGTTGTTGGTCGCCCAATTACCCAGGCTCCAAATCCTGCCATGGTTGTTTCCGAGATTCTAAAAGAGATATTTTCAGTTTAG
- a CDS encoding flagellar hook-basal body complex protein yields the protein MNIKSLFLAILIVVAKQPYAGNLYKLSNESLKINRCDLVETGNTLDLALSNDGYFVVSQGKKNRELFFTRFGQLFLDMDGYMRTSRGDYLLGINKKSDPNKLSKLKISTNHLPPKATTKVNLVVNLPAIASDGDYVQTNGTLYDSISASHVLTIKYTKINFQTWDAQVFVDDIKLNKGKLIFKPSGELSNQEGLSHNQWPTNYGLNDLNIDHSSSTAYASSFYVQSISHNGYSLGALVALTIDQNGGIFLMYDNGQHKELKNHIAVAKFTNPNYLEFVTNHLYRPTAKSGPQRLHRMNSQYAVLSGVLEQEPCVTNK from the coding sequence ATGAATATTAAATCTTTATTTTTAGCTATTCTTATAGTCGTAGCCAAACAGCCGTATGCGGGTAATTTATACAAACTATCTAACGAATCCCTAAAAATTAATCGTTGTGACTTAGTAGAAACAGGTAATACCTTAGATCTGGCATTAAGCAATGATGGTTATTTTGTTGTTTCTCAGGGCAAAAAAAACAGAGAGCTATTTTTTACCCGATTTGGTCAATTATTTCTCGACATGGATGGCTATATGCGTACCAGTAGAGGCGATTATCTTCTTGGAATTAACAAAAAATCCGATCCAAACAAATTAAGCAAATTAAAAATTTCGACGAATCATTTACCTCCGAAAGCGACTACTAAGGTCAATTTAGTCGTTAACCTCCCTGCAATAGCTTCTGATGGAGATTATGTACAAACCAATGGAACCCTTTATGACTCAATTTCTGCTTCGCATGTATTAACCATTAAATACACGAAAATAAATTTTCAAACTTGGGATGCCCAGGTATTTGTTGATGACATCAAATTAAACAAAGGAAAATTAATCTTTAAACCCTCCGGAGAACTGAGTAATCAGGAAGGGTTATCTCATAATCAATGGCCAACAAATTATGGTCTGAATGATCTAAACATAGATCACTCCAGCAGCACAGCCTATGCAAGTTCTTTTTATGTACAATCCATATCACACAATGGCTATTCTTTGGGCGCTCTGGTGGCTCTAACAATTGATCAGAATGGTGGTATCTTTTTGATGTATGATAATGGCCAACATAAAGAATTAAAAAACCATATAGCCGTAGCTAAGTTTACCAATCCAAACTATTTAGAGTTTGTTACAAATCACTTATATCGACCCACAGCGAAATCTGGTCCGCAAAGACTTCACAGAATGAATAGTCAATATGCCGTTTTAAGCGGTGTTCTCGAACAAGAACCTTGTGTTACAAACAAATAA
- a CDS encoding GspH/FimT family protein: protein MKIKGLALIEVLITLILLAALTLLCVTSASFLTYKNERQTLVDEIKMAIHYAKIQAIVLGHPVSLTPLNQSLNWATGMVLNKYTNKRDDTSARIYQWHWHHPHWSITWSGVSSFDKIILSNTPVSAISNGQFELFNTYTKERVVIILNKLGRIKIKSFD from the coding sequence ATGAAGATTAAAGGACTTGCATTAATTGAAGTATTAATTACTTTGATTCTACTTGCTGCTCTGACGTTGCTATGCGTTACTTCGGCATCTTTTCTGACATACAAAAATGAACGACAGACTTTAGTTGATGAAATTAAAATGGCAATACACTATGCAAAGATTCAAGCTATTGTGCTTGGCCATCCTGTAAGCCTTACTCCCTTGAACCAATCATTGAATTGGGCAACAGGTATGGTCTTGAACAAATATACTAATAAACGTGATGATACATCGGCTCGTATTTATCAATGGCATTGGCATCATCCTCACTGGAGTATCACCTGGTCTGGTGTTAGTTCATTTGATAAAATAATTTTATCTAATACTCCTGTTAGTGCTATAAGCAACGGTCAATTTGAGTTGTTTAACACATACACTAAAGAACGTGTAGTCATCATCCTAAATAAACTTGGACGAATTAAGATTAAATCATTTGATTAA
- a CDS encoding protein kinase domain-containing protein, with translation MGYSEKCNDSLFCILFPVKKPNGTVDYYTSDYTEMLGSQVYKGYQCRLKTVPKNLAPQRVKKEDIIIDETHPVAIKIYNKGQHPSLYQFYVSEIAVLNIEGQEALIMDFIDGFHIYPNASENPQLRQLTFFQAADVAWQLILGLNRMHYRNTSGPSIVHGDIKGENIKIRIKEIDVSGAKQCKIDALYLDPDYAKPIVEYPQFSQGTLEHLAIEALDGYYSEASDFFALTPILFSLFGASNPLRKIIEFRNAHTHLNMEELVKQYREIDFCSEGLFEHFEKKPDPFVCDIVERFITQMGAKYRKDRPSPEAILEFFTALRQITLNNLSIEDSNICLLRLRIAAKDEIGLKEPTSQIIFNHLDESLQHRLVNLMDLSQLAYLYRTSQENKASSSLVAALRKNIADHLIEESYSLEQPSLLGSLFCDPVTPKEISWLRQCFVDNNYTEFYSPAKEKTRKKIVNCKDNSLALLISIAVEDLSKALELSKLAQNSNGI, from the coding sequence ATGGGTTATTCAGAAAAATGTAATGATTCCTTGTTCTGTATACTCTTCCCAGTAAAAAAGCCGAATGGGACAGTAGATTATTATACGAGTGACTACACTGAGATGTTGGGTAGCCAAGTTTATAAGGGTTATCAATGTAGATTAAAAACTGTTCCCAAGAACTTAGCTCCACAAAGGGTAAAAAAAGAAGACATCATTATTGATGAGACACACCCTGTAGCAATTAAAATTTATAATAAAGGGCAACACCCTTCACTCTATCAATTTTATGTGTCAGAAATTGCTGTTCTCAATATTGAGGGGCAAGAAGCACTCATCATGGATTTTATTGATGGGTTCCATATCTATCCCAACGCTAGCGAAAATCCTCAATTAAGACAATTAACTTTTTTTCAAGCAGCCGATGTCGCCTGGCAACTCATTCTGGGTCTTAATCGAATGCACTATAGAAACACAAGTGGACCTTCAATTGTTCATGGTGACATCAAAGGTGAAAATATAAAAATAAGAATTAAGGAAATAGATGTTAGTGGAGCAAAACAATGCAAAATTGATGCACTATATCTGGATCCTGACTATGCCAAGCCCATAGTAGAGTACCCACAATTTTCCCAAGGAACTCTCGAACATCTTGCTATTGAAGCACTGGATGGTTATTATTCAGAGGCCAGTGATTTTTTTGCCTTGACTCCTATTTTATTCAGCCTTTTTGGCGCTTCTAATCCATTGCGAAAAATTATCGAGTTCAGAAACGCCCATACACATTTGAATATGGAGGAACTTGTAAAACAATACCGTGAAATTGATTTTTGTTCTGAGGGATTATTTGAACATTTTGAAAAAAAACCAGATCCATTTGTTTGTGACATAGTAGAACGTTTTATTACTCAAATGGGAGCAAAATATAGGAAAGATCGCCCTTCTCCAGAGGCAATACTCGAATTTTTTACCGCATTAAGACAAATAACCCTAAACAATTTATCCATTGAAGACTCAAACATCTGTCTGTTACGTTTACGAATTGCCGCAAAAGATGAAATTGGGTTAAAAGAACCGACTTCTCAAATCATATTTAATCATTTGGATGAAAGTCTACAGCACCGTTTAGTTAATTTAATGGACTTGAGTCAACTTGCTTATTTATACAGAACCTCGCAAGAAAACAAAGCAAGTTCCTCTCTTGTCGCTGCATTAAGAAAAAATATTGCTGACCATCTGATAGAAGAAAGTTATTCTCTTGAACAACCATCTTTGCTTGGTTCTCTTTTCTGCGACCCTGTAACTCCAAAAGAAATAAGCTGGTTACGGCAGTGCTTTGTAGATAATAATTACACTGAGTTTTATTCACCAGCTAAAGAGAAAACAAGAAAAAAAATCGTAAATTGCAAAGATAATAGCTTAGCGCTCTTAATTTCTATTGCGGTAGAGGATTTGAGTAAAGCATTAGAACTTTCCAAACTCGCGCAAAATTCTAATGGAATATAA
- the vpdC gene encoding Dot/Icm T4SS effector VpdC — protein sequence MTPQHVISQLLESDTNYPHNLNLLKKIILTTYLGRLRINNLSPDNLITLGSYLFDEERIMFDYTRLSEHKKSLFIQWLLGSHQEEKKTVFLSGVHINEYRGFTSEVALNWWGRLISWFENRFSEQWKITDLNLSLNYQLTGIEICHGQQGSLIGFNQFLAPRTGTKYKAANDPQQEPMGNTKRVFITNALVDQLMNTDLKNINYESVCKSPHPQSIEVTNLGVRHQEMHDYRIIQRFSGHKPWYIRFWKWCASLFVNQDEELLVKKATVAPSAPELLYENETIRIYQREPTHEVLVKEKRPEINNLVLCGGGGKIFAHIGVWKALCEANIRPVNFAGSSAGAIMSLLCYLGYSADEIEDLLRHFRQEHLVFYDIDRNGLSDPHALKTSLDYAIALKLKQIVTKYNIPYPQGKITFATLDAVRNQCPDCGIGKELIVTATNKKLRQTRYFSLAKSPLFEVSDAVKTSASFPVVYRGTIIDGEEHNDGGILNNLPTEAFPEDLSTLLESEFGNNLKVLAVQFDNGTERTAIDEIERVYRENFLANWIYGLLTGVKDPASAWEQDRMKLRKYAAQSIVVDVDNISASSFSVEEESRVRIIQNGYEAAKSYLEVRYKKQDEHSYKNQEDMYSTFTSLGDLLAYCCYRGNKHWFDIVNKLIHQSPLPNRTALMKQSSELKQIYFSTSTVAESSPIVEYSPVTFFGNTILREQSVINEENHSRLLAIFPIFLKISPEFVKSNKDKKRLEAARHSLTLQSPLRCLDYLTHLVDEINIVMHIFINLLKELRDTPSEDIYNSLQNLQSLLYSSVELFKDEFYGNWDLTLQQSLRVLKLFNNSDLASVDTLLSHLRNRAEPMQIVIDKVYTDDLTNGDMEKSLEFNL from the coding sequence ATGACTCCACAGCATGTGATAAGTCAGCTTCTGGAATCTGACACAAACTATCCCCACAATCTAAATCTTTTAAAAAAAATTATTTTAACCACTTATCTTGGTCGTTTAAGAATCAATAATCTGTCTCCTGATAATCTAATTACCTTGGGTAGTTATTTATTTGATGAAGAACGGATAATGTTTGATTATACTCGATTGAGTGAGCATAAAAAATCCTTGTTTATTCAATGGCTCCTTGGATCCCATCAGGAAGAGAAAAAGACAGTTTTTTTGAGTGGTGTTCATATCAATGAATATCGGGGATTTACTTCTGAAGTTGCTTTAAACTGGTGGGGCAGATTGATCAGCTGGTTTGAAAATAGATTTTCGGAACAATGGAAAATAACAGATTTGAATCTTTCTCTTAATTACCAATTGACCGGGATTGAAATCTGTCATGGCCAACAAGGCAGTCTAATCGGTTTTAATCAATTTTTAGCTCCTCGAACGGGAACTAAATATAAAGCAGCCAATGATCCTCAGCAAGAACCGATGGGTAATACCAAAAGAGTTTTTATAACTAACGCGTTGGTTGATCAGTTAATGAATACTGATTTAAAAAATATTAATTATGAATCGGTATGCAAAAGTCCTCATCCTCAATCAATAGAGGTTACCAATCTTGGAGTTCGCCATCAGGAGATGCATGATTATCGTATTATACAACGATTTAGTGGTCATAAGCCTTGGTATATTCGATTTTGGAAATGGTGTGCATCATTATTCGTAAATCAAGATGAAGAGCTATTAGTTAAGAAAGCTACAGTCGCTCCAAGTGCTCCCGAATTACTTTATGAAAATGAAACTATTCGAATATATCAACGTGAACCAACGCATGAGGTATTAGTAAAGGAAAAACGACCAGAAATCAACAACCTGGTGCTATGCGGTGGTGGAGGCAAAATATTTGCACATATTGGAGTATGGAAAGCGCTTTGCGAAGCAAATATACGTCCCGTCAACTTCGCAGGAAGTTCAGCTGGTGCTATCATGTCTTTGCTGTGTTATTTGGGGTATTCAGCTGACGAAATCGAAGATTTATTGAGGCATTTCAGACAAGAACATTTGGTTTTTTATGATATAGACAGGAATGGGCTTTCAGATCCACACGCCTTAAAGACCTCTCTGGATTATGCAATTGCTCTTAAACTAAAACAAATTGTTACCAAATACAATATTCCTTATCCTCAAGGTAAAATCACCTTTGCAACACTCGATGCTGTAAGAAATCAATGTCCTGATTGTGGCATAGGTAAAGAACTCATAGTTACTGCAACCAATAAAAAATTAAGACAAACAAGGTATTTTTCTTTAGCAAAATCACCTTTATTTGAAGTTAGTGATGCAGTTAAAACCTCTGCCAGCTTCCCTGTCGTTTATAGAGGAACTATCATTGATGGTGAAGAACACAATGATGGTGGCATTTTAAACAACCTGCCCACTGAAGCCTTCCCAGAAGATCTTTCAACTTTACTTGAGTCGGAGTTTGGTAATAATCTTAAAGTCTTGGCAGTACAGTTTGATAACGGAACAGAACGAACTGCAATAGATGAAATTGAACGTGTGTATAGGGAGAATTTTTTAGCTAATTGGATATATGGTTTATTAACAGGTGTTAAGGATCCTGCCAGCGCATGGGAACAGGATAGAATGAAATTGCGGAAATATGCAGCTCAATCAATCGTAGTTGATGTTGATAACATTTCAGCCTCCTCATTTAGTGTAGAGGAGGAAAGTCGTGTTCGAATTATTCAGAATGGGTATGAAGCAGCGAAAAGTTATTTGGAAGTACGTTATAAAAAACAAGATGAACACTCCTATAAAAACCAAGAGGATATGTACTCTACGTTTACTTCATTAGGCGATTTGCTCGCATACTGTTGCTATAGAGGAAATAAACATTGGTTTGATATTGTTAATAAACTGATCCATCAATCCCCGCTTCCGAATAGAACAGCTCTTATGAAACAATCATCAGAGTTAAAGCAAATTTACTTTAGCACATCAACTGTTGCTGAAAGCTCCCCTATAGTTGAATACAGCCCCGTAACTTTTTTTGGGAACACCATACTCCGGGAACAGTCCGTGATAAATGAAGAAAATCACTCTCGTTTATTGGCTATATTTCCAATATTCTTGAAAATATCTCCGGAATTTGTGAAAAGCAATAAGGATAAAAAGAGGTTAGAGGCGGCCAGACATTCACTAACGCTCCAGTCACCTCTTCGCTGCTTGGATTATTTAACTCATTTAGTTGATGAAATAAATATTGTCATGCATATCTTTATTAATTTATTAAAAGAACTTAGAGATACCCCATCTGAGGACATATACAATTCTCTTCAGAATTTACAGAGTTTGCTCTACAGCAGTGTTGAATTATTTAAAGATGAATTTTATGGTAATTGGGATTTAACACTGCAACAGAGCTTAAGAGTCTTGAAGTTATTTAACAACAGCGATCTTGCATCAGTCGATACTTTATTGTCTCATTTGCGCAACAGGGCTGAACCGATGCAAATAGTTATTGATAAGGTATATACCGATGATTTGACGAACGGAGACATGGAGAAGAGTTTGGAGTTTAATCTATAG
- a CDS encoding chorismate--pyruvate lyase family protein, translating into MYINNQPVFTAETQYPEALKEWREYDHSLTDKLQALKGSTQLELISQQWIKPTWWDTYLLQVNDELIFQREIIMQHREVDYWYARTIIPQKCYKIYPEFFKRLEKESIRNLIFDSHQVHRVAMISYPVDKHCIEFNWLKKNRDTIDGIIWVRLAEFSLEHLESFYLAELLLPELESKL; encoded by the coding sequence ATGTATATAAATAATCAACCAGTCTTTACTGCTGAAACCCAATATCCTGAGGCTCTGAAAGAATGGCGGGAATATGATCATTCATTGACTGATAAATTACAGGCACTAAAAGGGAGTACGCAATTAGAGCTTATATCTCAGCAGTGGATAAAGCCTACCTGGTGGGATACTTATCTTCTCCAAGTTAATGATGAACTGATTTTTCAAAGAGAAATCATAATGCAACATCGGGAGGTGGATTATTGGTATGCAAGGACCATAATTCCACAAAAATGCTATAAAATATATCCTGAGTTTTTTAAACGTCTGGAAAAAGAGTCAATACGTAATTTAATCTTTGACAGCCATCAAGTACACCGAGTGGCTATGATAAGTTATCCTGTTGATAAACACTGCATTGAGTTCAATTGGCTAAAAAAAAATCGGGATACTATTGATGGTATTATTTGGGTTAGATTAGCAGAGTTTTCTCTAGAACATTTGGAGTCCTTTTATCTGGCTGAGCTTTTATTACCCGAATTAGAGAGTAAACTATGA